A window of the Diabrotica undecimpunctata isolate CICGRU chromosome 1, icDiaUnde3, whole genome shotgun sequence genome harbors these coding sequences:
- the LOC140441078 gene encoding general odorant-binding protein 69a-like, whose translation MKTFIVLGFLFYGAMALTEEQQQLMNSLHAECVSQTGVGEDVIEKAKSGDFVEDPKLKCYMKCVFDEIGVITDDGKIDVEGALAILPDDMKDIATPVITKCGTQAGADVCEAIFNTLKCYYDMDKRAFFLP comes from the exons ATGAAAACCTTTATAGTGTTGGGATTTTTATTTTATGGAGCAATG gCTCTCACAGAAGAGCAACAACAGCTGATGAATTCTTTACATGCCGAATGTGTATCTCAAACTGGAGTTGGCGAAG ATGTCATTGAAAAGGCGAAAAGTGGAGATTTTGTTGAAGATCCCAAACTAAAATGTTACATGAAATGTGTTTTTGATGAAATTGGTGTG ATAACTGATGATGGAAAAATTGACGTGGAGGGCGCTCTAGCTATTTTACCCGATGACATGAAAGACATTGCTACCCCGGTAATTACAAAATGTGGTACCCAAG CTGGTGCAGATGTATGCGAAGCCATATTTAATACATTGAAATGTTATTATGATATGGATAAAAGG gcATTCTTTTTACCATAG